In Streptomyces longhuiensis, the following proteins share a genomic window:
- a CDS encoding peptide MFS transporter, translated as MATSLTKESTGAPSGGKTFFGHPRGLATLFMTEMWERFSYYGMRALLPLYLVAPEGLGLDAGTAIAIYSVYVSTVYLLAMPGGWFGDRVWGPRKTTAIAGAVIMLGHLLLAVPSDGVFYVGLLFVAVGSGLLKSNISTMVGHLYNGPDDPRRDGGFTVFYMGINLGAFAAPLVIGTIGQNVNWHIGFALAAVGMAIGLGQFLLGTRHLAEESSVVPKPLDAAERAATLKKSMIWLLIAVVFYGIVVGTGTYTLNWVMVPLMLIGLIVPIMVLGRIKRDKELTSAEQSKVSGYIWFFVAAAVFWMIYDQGGSTLSIFADSHANTSVFGWDFPVSWFQSVNPVIIMALAPVAAMIWLALARKGKEPSTVTKFSLGLALVGVSFFVFLLPLTAAGDGKVSPWWLVLIYFVQTVGELTLSPVGLSVTTKMAPAKYGSQMMGVWFLAVTAGDAVTGLLSTYGADLNGSGVVALEAALAVIAGGAVFMYRKKVKELMGDVR; from the coding sequence CGCCCTGCTTCCGCTGTACCTGGTGGCCCCCGAGGGGCTCGGCCTCGACGCGGGCACCGCGATCGCCATCTACTCCGTCTACGTGTCGACGGTGTACCTGCTCGCCATGCCCGGCGGCTGGTTCGGCGACCGCGTGTGGGGTCCGCGCAAGACGACCGCGATCGCCGGTGCGGTGATCATGCTTGGTCACCTGCTGCTGGCCGTCCCGTCGGACGGCGTCTTCTACGTCGGTCTGCTCTTCGTGGCCGTCGGCTCGGGTCTGCTGAAGTCCAACATCTCGACGATGGTGGGCCACCTCTACAACGGCCCCGACGACCCGCGTCGTGACGGTGGCTTCACCGTCTTCTACATGGGCATCAACCTCGGCGCGTTCGCCGCGCCGCTGGTCATCGGCACCATCGGCCAGAACGTGAACTGGCACATCGGCTTCGCGCTCGCCGCGGTCGGCATGGCGATCGGCCTCGGCCAGTTCCTGCTGGGCACCCGCCACCTGGCGGAGGAGTCGTCGGTCGTCCCGAAGCCGCTGGACGCCGCCGAGCGCGCCGCCACGCTGAAGAAGTCGATGATCTGGCTGCTCATCGCGGTCGTCTTCTACGGCATCGTCGTGGGCACCGGCACCTACACCCTGAACTGGGTGATGGTCCCGCTCATGCTGATCGGCCTGATCGTCCCGATCATGGTCCTCGGCCGCATCAAGCGCGACAAGGAACTGACCAGCGCCGAGCAGTCGAAGGTCTCCGGCTACATCTGGTTCTTCGTCGCCGCCGCCGTCTTCTGGATGATCTACGACCAGGGCGGCTCGACCCTGTCGATCTTCGCCGACAGCCACGCCAACACGAGCGTCTTCGGCTGGGACTTCCCGGTCTCCTGGTTCCAGTCCGTGAACCCGGTGATCATCATGGCGCTGGCCCCGGTCGCCGCCATGATCTGGCTGGCGCTGGCCCGCAAGGGCAAGGAGCCGAGCACGGTCACCAAGTTCTCGCTGGGTCTGGCCCTCGTCGGTGTCTCCTTCTTCGTCTTCCTGCTGCCGCTGACGGCCGCGGGCGACGGCAAGGTCAGCCCCTGGTGGCTCGTCCTGATCTACTTCGTCCAGACGGTCGGCGAGCTGACGCTCTCCCCGGTCGGCCTCTCGGTCACCACCAAGATGGCCCCGGCGAAGTACGGCTCCCAGATGATGGGTGTCTGGTTCCTCGCGGTGACGGCGGGCGACGCGGTGACGGGTCTGCTCTCCACCTACGGCGCCGACCTCAACGGCTCGGGCGTCGTGGCCCTGGAGGCCGCACTCGCGGTGATAGCCGGTGGCGCGGTCTTCATGTACCGCAAGAAGGTCAAGGAGCTCATGGGCGACGTCCGCTAG